The genomic DNA CAGCGTGGTATCGGATGTGGAGTCGACGGGAGCGCCGCAGGAGGAGAGGAGGGTTGCTGTCATAAGTCCGAGTATAAAACACGCGCGCATGGTCGTGCGTCCTTGTGTATGAGATCTGTGTCGTGGTCTGTGTGTTGCTGCGCGTGTGTGATGGAAATGTTCAGTCGCCGAAGCAGATGCCGAGATCACGCGCGGTCAGCATGGTGTCGCTCTGCACGGGCACCGTCTTCATCCTGCGTGTGGCCTGCGCGAGGGGCACATAGCGCACGACGGGAGGATCGAGCGCCACCATCACGCCACTGCGTCCCTCGTCGAGCGCGCGCACGGCCGCGGCGCCGAAGCGCAGAGAGATGAGGCGGTCGGATGTGGTGGGAGTACCACCGCGCTGCAGATGTCCGAGCACCACATGGCGCGTCTCCTGTCCCGTCATTTCCTGCAGTTGTTTCGCGATGGTTTCGGCGGCGCCGCCGAGACGTTCGGCCTGGCCGATCTGTTTGCCGATCACCGAGTGTGTGCCGCCCACGGGTTTTGCGCCTTCGGCGACAACGATGATCGAGAAATGCCGTCCGGCGCGACGCCGCGCGACGGTTTTCTCCGCGACCTTCTGAATGTCGTAGGGGATCTCCGGAATAAGAATCGCGTCGGCCGTGCCTGACACGCCCGCGTGCAACGCGATCCATCCGGCGTAACGTCCCATCACCTCCACCACCATGATGCGGCGGTGCGCCTCGGCGGTGGAGTGCAGGCGGTCGAGACACTCGGTGGCGAATTCCACGGCGGTGTCGAAGCCGAAGGTGACGACGGTCTTGTCGAGATCGTTGTCGATGGTCTTCGGCACGCCGACCACGCGCAGGCCCTTCTTCGCGAGCGCGTTCGCGATCGACAGCGATCCGTCGCCGCCTATCGCGATGAGCGCGTCGATGTGATGCCGCGCGAAGGCGGCAAGCAGTTCGTCGGAACGGTCGGTCTCGATGTACGATCCGTTCCTCTGCCGCACGGGGAAGCGCAGAGGATTGCCCTTGTTGGTCGTGCCGAGTATCGTGCCGCCGAGATGCGTGATGCCGCGGACGGAATTGCGCGTGAGCTTCACGAGTCCGCCGCCCGCATATAATTTCGGAGCGAGGAGTCCGTTATATCCATCGCGTATGCCCACCACGTCGATGCCGCGATTGATCGCGCTAAGCACGACGGCGCGTATCACCGCGTTGAGACCGGGCGCGTCGCCGCCGCCGGTGTTGATCGCAATGCGTGCGAGAGGCGCGTCTTTGCCGCGCGCGGAAGTGGTTCGTGCCATGATGTGCCGTCTGTATGGTGTCGGGAGATACGCGGGGAGACCGCGCGGAGTCGCATGAAATCTACACGCGCGCGCCCCATGAAAAAAGCGGAGGCGACTGGTTGTGCCCGTCGCCTTCCGCTTTGCCTCCTTGATGTGGACATCAAGAACTATGTCAGTGCTGCGATTACATACAACGTATCGCTGCACAAAAATAATATGCGCAAAGAAGAAATGCGCAACCTCCGCGCATCATTTGAAGAATTTTTTTTCGCGCCATGCAATCTCTACCTTTGCGGTGTTGATCCCGATCGCCACTCCACTAACAGAGCTCTCTCCTATGGCAGACTACTCGAAACATCTGTACATGATCACTTTCCCGATCAACGCGCTCGTCTCGTCGCAGCTCGGACCTGAAGACTTCGCGCAGCACTACACCATCGGCAGCGCCCGCCATTACCAGGGAAAGGTGATCTTCGCGGAAATAGACGTCAACTTCCGCCACCCCTATTTTCCGATCGACGAGTTTCTCGCGAAGACGGTGCCGCATGAGGACGGCTCGCCCAAGCGCACGAAGTTCATCAGCTCGTATCGCGTGCTCGAGCACGTGCCGCTCGACATGTTGAAGGACATGTATCTCGTGTCGACGAGCGGACACGCGCTCCGGCTCACGGCGGCGGATTACACGGCCGAGAACGCGCCGGGTCTCATCCGTATCTATCAGGAGATCGCGCCTGTCACGAATCTTGTCGCGTCGCGTCTCGACCAGCGCGCCTTCGGACGCTACGTGACGATCGAGTCGCGCGCAAAGGGCGCGCCGACCGTCTGCTTCACGCAGATCGAACTCAACATCGACAAGTTCCTCAGCGACAGCAAGAACCGCGAGATCATCGCGTCGCCCATCCCCGAGAACAACGCGTACCATCTGCTCGACTGCCTGCTCGAACTCGAGCGCGACCGCACGAAGATGGTGAAGACGCTCAGTCTCTCCTCGGTGATGCGCGAAGTGTCGTACCGCATGCTGCGCCACGGCTTCTGGTTCTTCAATGAAGGGGGACACACGAAGTTCTACCCGATGCCGACACTCGAGGAACTCGAGGGCAAGTACTACGACTGGTGGAAACACGTGCGCTGAGTCAACACGTCCACCGCTGGAAGTATCCTCGTCCCGATGGTTTCATCGGGACGTTTTTTTACCGTCCCTTCTTCCCCTCGCGCAGCATCTCGAGCGCCTTCACGATGCGGCGCTCGCGCGTGTCGGAACGCTTGGCCTCCTCAATCCACATCACGTACTCGCGACGATGCGTGTACGAGAGCGCGTCGAAGAAATCCCGCGCGCGTGTGTCACGGTCGAGCGCGCGCGCAAAATCATCCGGCACCGCCACGTCGCGCGGTTCGTCGTCGCGCGTGATGGTGACGGTGATCGTGTCGCCCTCGCCCTTGCCGATCTTTGTGCGGATGTTCTTGAGCACAGGGATCATGAAGTTTGGCGTGCCCATGCGCAACACCGTGCCGCGATAGGGTTCGCCGTCGAAGGTGGCGCGCGCCGGCAGGCGCTTCACACCGAACTCCGCCTCGATGTCGTATGGCACGACGACATACATGCCGCCGCCGCCGGCGTGTGTGATGACCGCGTTGAACGTGAGTGTCTTCATGCCTCGACGCGCCTTTCCGGAAATCAGGATTGTGTGGGATGGAGGATGAGGAGGAGTTCGATGTCGTCGGTGCCGGGGAACATGTCGAAGGGTGTGATCGACGACACGGTGTAGCCGCTGCGCGTCCAGCGCGCGCAATCGGATGCGAGCAGTTCGATGTCGCACACAAGGTGCGCAACGCGCCGCGGCGCGCGCGAGGCGATGCTTTCGATGACACCGGGCGCCGCGCCGCCGCGCGGCGGATCGAGCACCACCACGTCGTCCGGCCCCGCGCGGTGCATGATCTTTTGCACGACCTCGGCGGTGACGTCGGCGCGGTGGAAGCGCGCGTTGGTGCGTCCGAGCCGCCGCGCGTTTGCGATGGCCGAATCGACCGCATGCGGCGAGAGTTCCACACCGATGCTGTGACGCACGCGCGGCGCAAGGATCAGCGTGAAGAAGCCGTAGCCGCAATAGAAGTCGTAGAGCGTCTGCGTCGGTCCGGGTTCGAGCTGCGCGGCAAGCGTCCCGGCGATGAGCACGGAGACGGCGGGATGCACCTGCGAAAACGCGAGGGGATGAAAAAAGAAGGAGACGTCGCCCAAGCGCTCCTGCACGTCGGCCTTGCCGTACACACGACGGAACTCGGGTTGTTTGCGCGGGTGTTTGGTGCCGAGATAGTGCGTGCCTCGCGATTCGTCGAGGAACAGGTACACGGCGACCACCGAGGGCAGTTCATGCGTGAGCGATTTCGACAGCGTGTTGAGCGCGTGCGCCACATCGCGCGATATTTCGTTGACGCTGAAGAGCACGGTCTGTTCCTCCTCGCCGCCTTTCACCACGACGTGCAGCAGCACCGCCGCCAGCGGCGAGGCGTAGGGCTTGTCGAGTTTCTCCTGCACGACGCGGTACACATCGCCGTGCGCGCGCGGCTCGATGGCGCAGCGCAGCACGGCCATGGGACGCGAGCGTCCGTCGGGCGCGCGGTCGATGAGGCCGAGCACGGCGTGGCGTCCGTTGCGGAAGGCCTTGCGTTTGGTGACGACACGGTAGCCGCGTCCCGTGCGCGCGGCGACCAGCGGCGCGAGCTGTCCGCGCAAGCGCTGCTTGCGCACATACTCCTCGAGCGCTTTCGTCCGCAGCGGTTTCTCGTCGGCGTACGAGACGGTGCTCGCGTGACAGATGGTGCAGACGCGTCCGCGCGCGTCGACACAGGCGCCCTCGGGTCCGGCCGCGGGCCGCGCGCCCGTCGCGCGCACACGCGCGGAAAGAATGTCAGCGAAAGTACTCATCCGTTTCTCCTTGTCCTCGACATTGCGGCCGATTCGTGTGTCTCACATCGTGTGTTGATCATGGATACTTTCGCGCACCGTCCATCCTGCCATCCGCGCGTGTTCCCAGAAGGCGGGGTAGGACTTTGCGACACACCACGGATCGGCCAGCGTTATCTCGCCGATGATCATGGAGAGCAGGAAGCCGGCCATCAGCAGGCGGTGATCGCCGAGCGGGTGAAACGTGCCGTCGTGCAGGCCGCGCGCTGCGTGCGCGGGCACGAGGAAACCGTCCGCCGCCGGTTGCAGCCGCACGCCGACCGCGGCGAGCGAGGCGATGTAGCCGTCGATGCGGTTCGATTCCTTCGCGCGCAATTGCGGCACGCCGGTGATACGTACGGGTTTGGAAGAGCGCAGCGCCGCGATGCCGAGCACAGGGACGAGGTCGGGCGTCTCCGCGCAATTCAGGACTATTTCATCCGATTTTTGTCCGCGTACGATCTGCTCGAGCATGGCGTCGATGGCGGCGTCGGGTCCGGCGCCGTCGTCGTCGACGCGCAACATGTGTTCGAAGAACGCGGCGGTTTTCCAGACGGCCGCGGCGCTGGAGTCGGACGGCGCGGCGAGCAGCACGGGCTCGCGCAGTCTCGCGGTGGGATTCAGCGCAATAAGATCGCCGTGGGCGATGGTCTCGACGCCCGCGGCCTCGAGCATACGTACGGTCATGTCGAGATACGATCTGCTCGCCACGTCGCCGAGAAGGCGCAGCGTGAAGGGCGTGTCGGATCCGGCCGCAAGCAGCGCGATGGCCGATGCGTACTGCGACGACTGCGCCGCATCGACGGAAAAGGACGCGGGCATGTCGTCCCAGCCGCGCACGCGGTAGAACGGACCGAGCGCGTCGGTCCCGTGTTCTATGGACGCGCCGCCCTTGCGCAGGGCGTGTACGAGCGCGTCGTGCGGCCGCGCGTCGAGCTGCGGTGAAATGCGCAGCAGCGTCTCCTTGACATGTGTCGCCGCAAGCGCGAGCAGAAAGCGGAACGTGGTGCCGCCGCTGCCGCAGTCGATCACACGCGGCGGTCCGCCCGGCTGCGGCGGATGCGCTGCATAGTCGACACGATAGCCGCCGGGGACGTCCTCGAGCGGCACGCCGAGCGCGCGCAGCGCGTCGCGCATGGCGCGCACGTCGTCGGCATCACTCACGCCCGTGATATGTGTGGCGCCGACGCGCTGCGCGGCGATCATCAGCGCGCGATTGAGTTCGGACTTGCCGGCCTCGGGCCGCAGCGTCACCATTTGCGCATCGCGCAACCAGGCGTTCACCGTGCAGGTATCGAAGGCGCGATAACAGACCTCGAACGCGTCCACCCATTCGCCGCGTCCCACCGCGTCCGTGACGATAGGCCGCCCCGCGTCCGACAGCAGCACCGAGCGCAATCCCGACACGCCGTGTTTTTTATCGAAGCCGAGCGCGCGCAGCAACTCGTCGCGTGTGGGCGGCTTTGGAAGCGGACGCAGCAGCGGGAAGAGCAGTGCCGCGAGCGCCGTGTGTACATCGGGAGGCAGACCCGCGCCCCGCGACACTTCGAGCATGACACGAAGACCCCAGGCCACCGCGTCGCCGTGCGGAATGCCGGCGCTGCGTTCCAGCGCGTGCCCGAGCGTGTGCCCGAGATTGAGCACGGTGCGTATGCCGCGCTCCTCGCGCGGATCCTCGGCGACGATCGAGTGCTTCACCGCGATCGCCGCGTGCAGCAGCTCGCCGAGACGCGGCGCGACGCGCGCGTAGGGGCGGTACACCAGTTCCTCGATCTCCTCGGGATGCAGGGACGTGACGCGCGCGGCGTCACCGAGCATCAGCGCTTTCAGAATCTCGACGAAGCCTTCGCGACGGAGCGGGTAGGGAAGAGTTCCGAGCAGGGATTCGACGATGTACACACGTTCGGCGGGATGAAAGGTGCCGAGCTGATTCTTCGCGGCGCCGAGATTCACCGCCGTTTTTCCACCGTGGGCCGAGTCGGCCATCGCGAGCAGCGTGGTGGGCACCTGCCACACAGGCACGCCGCGCCACAGTATGCTTGCGAGAAAACCCACGGCGTCTCCCAGCGATCCTCCGCCGACGGCAACAAGTACCAGCGGACGAGCGGCACGGCGCGCGAGCACCTGCCCGGCGAGCCGCTCCACCGCGGCGAGTGTCTTTACCTCTTCGCCCGACTCGACGAGTATCGGATCCGGCAGAGCATCGAGTACAACACGCGGCAGGCGCGCATCGGCAAGCACGAGGCACGATTCGTCGAAGGGAATATCGGCGAGGGAGGGTATGGTAACGACGGAGGGTGTCATGGTGTTATTCGTCGGAGCGGTCGAGGCGGCGCGCGAGATACAGATCGGCAAGCGCAAGCGCCGCCATTGCCTCGAGCACGGGGATGATGCGCGGCACGATGCAGGGATCATGTCGTCCCGTCACGGCCGTCGTGCCCACGGTGCTCACGGGTTTGATTGCGGCGCGCACGATGATGCGCTGCCCGTTGGTTATTCCGCCCTGTATGCCGGCCGCGCGCGGCGAGTACCCGCGCGTGTCGCCTTCCGCGTGGTATACGCTGCCGGGCAGCACCGTATCGGAGAAGCCGTCGCCGAATTCCACACCGGTCACGGCGCCGAGACTCGCGAATGCGGAGGCAAGGACGGCTTTCGTTTTTCGAAACACCGGCTCGCCGAGACCCGCAGGCGGATTGTCGATCCAGATTTCGGCCAGACCGCCGCGCGATTCGCCGGTCTCGCGGCAGCGCAGCAGATCCGCGCGGATGGCGGCGTCGGTCTCGGCGTCGGGGCAGCGCGATGTGAATGTATCGACAAAATCCGCTGTCAGTTCCGAAGGAATTTCGGGGACCTCGATCGCGCCGATGCGGCGCGAGAAACCGACGATACGTGTCGCGGCGGGGAGTAGACGCGACGCGACAACACCACCGATCACACGGCCGATGGTTTCACGACCCGACGCGCGGCCTCCGCCACGATAATCGCGCACGCCGAATTTATCCTCCCACACCGAATCGGCATGACCTGCGCGGTAGGTGTCGCGGCTGTAGTCGCCGCTCCGCGCATCGGTATTCCGCACCAGCACCGCGATGGGGGTTCCGAGTGTGGCGCCCTCGAACACGCCGCTCAGTATCTGCGGCGTATCGGCTTCATCGCGCTGTGTCGTGATGTCGGATTGGCCGGGGCGTCGGCGTCGCAGAGCGCGCGAGAAATCGTCGATCGAGAGCGGCACGCCGGCGGGGCAGCCGTCGACGACCGCGCCGAGGGCTTCACCGTGTGATTCACCGAAGGTGGTGACAACGAGCAGTTCACCGAAGGAGTTTCCGCGCATCATTTCCTCCCGTCGCGCAGCGCCGCTTCGGCACACCAGATGGCGCGCTGCGCCGCCGCCTGGGCCATATAAAACGTGCCGCCGTTCAGGTACACGCGCACATTGTCCGGAAGCCGCGCAATGCCGAGATAGGCGAGATCCACCCAGGCCTCCGACCGCGGAGGCGCCTCGTGCGGCGTGGCCTGCGGGCGGCCCGCGTTCACGACGAGCCGTATCGTGTCTCCCGACAGCACGCCCCAGCCGTCGCGCGCGGCGACCGTCACGACGGGCCGCCATCCGTCGCTCTCGAGTGTGTCGCGCAGAGCCGGAATAACACCACCACGTCCGAATATTGCGGCCGGTCCGGGTTCGATGCCCCGGCGGCGCAGTTCTTCGAGCGTCGCGCGCATGCCGTCGCGGTCGGTATCGTTCAGCAGCCAGCCGCCGTCGCGCAGCGTCAGCGTGTTGCCGATGTCGGTGCCGTCGGGACTGGTCACGAAATTCGACCGTATGACCGACGCCTTGTGCGGGGATGTGACCGAGAGGCCGAGCAAGTCCAGCTTCAGAAGGAAGTACAGCGCGTGTTCGAGTTCGGATTCGTGCACGGGGATTTTGATATACCCCAGCTTCGCGCCGCCGTCGATACGCGCGAGATGCCTGTGCCACATGTCGCCGATCGAATGTTCGACCGGATCGCCGATGATGCCGCAGATATAGTCGGGCGCCGGACCCGCGGCGTGCGGAATAAAATACGCCAGTCCGGGCGGCTGCGCCCCCTCGGGAAGTGCGCCGGGCCAGACGTAGTTGAGTTCGTTGAGCGACCACACGCGGAAAGCGCGCATCCAGTTGCCGGCTTTGCCTTGTGGCAGCAGACTCACCCGGCCCCCGCGCCGCAGGAACACCCTGCACAACTCATGCGCGGTACGTTGCTCTATCCACGATTTGACACGCGGCGCGTACTTGTACCGGAGGAAAGGGCGCCAGGCCGGATAGCGTGTTACCAGCGCTTCACCCGCGGCGACCATCGCGTCGAACGACTCCTGGTCCACATCGTTGGGATGTGTCGATACAATCAGCGGACGCGGGTCGAGTCCGTCGAGCAGCGCATGCTCGATGAAGCGCGCATCGCAGTCGTACATCGCGGCGCCGGGCGCGGCGGCGAAGTAGCCGGGATCCTCGGTCCGCAGCGAG from Ignavibacteriota bacterium includes the following:
- a CDS encoding ATP-dependent 6-phosphofructokinase, coding for MARTTSARGKDAPLARIAINTGGGDAPGLNAVIRAVVLSAINRGIDVVGIRDGYNGLLAPKLYAGGGLVKLTRNSVRGITHLGGTILGTTNKGNPLRFPVRQRNGSYIETDRSDELLAAFARHHIDALIAIGGDGSLSIANALAKKGLRVVGVPKTIDNDLDKTVVTFGFDTAVEFATECLDRLHSTAEAHRRIMVVEVMGRYAGWIALHAGVSGTADAILIPEIPYDIQKVAEKTVARRRAGRHFSIIVVAEGAKPVGGTHSVIGKQIGQAERLGGAAETIAKQLQEMTGQETRHVVLGHLQRGGTPTTSDRLISLRFGAAAVRALDEGRSGVMVALDPPVVRYVPLAQATRRMKTVPVQSDTMLTARDLGICFGD
- a CDS encoding DUF1905 domain-containing protein, yielding MKTLTFNAVITHAGGGGMYVVVPYDIEAEFGVKRLPARATFDGEPYRGTVLRMGTPNFMIPVLKNIRTKIGKGEGDTITVTITRDDEPRDVAVPDDFARALDRDTRARDFFDALSYTHRREYVMWIEEAKRSDTRERRIVKALEMLREGKKGR
- a CDS encoding class I SAM-dependent RNA methyltransferase, with translation MSTFADILSARVRATGARPAAGPEGACVDARGRVCTICHASTVSYADEKPLRTKALEEYVRKQRLRGQLAPLVAARTGRGYRVVTKRKAFRNGRHAVLGLIDRAPDGRSRPMAVLRCAIEPRAHGDVYRVVQEKLDKPYASPLAAVLLHVVVKGGEEEQTVLFSVNEISRDVAHALNTLSKSLTHELPSVVAVYLFLDESRGTHYLGTKHPRKQPEFRRVYGKADVQERLGDVSFFFHPLAFSQVHPAVSVLIAGTLAAQLEPGPTQTLYDFYCGYGFFTLILAPRVRHSIGVELSPHAVDSAIANARRLGRTNARFHRADVTAEVVQKIMHRAGPDDVVVLDPPRGGAAPGVIESIASRAPRRVAHLVCDIELLASDCARWTRSGYTVSSITPFDMFPGTDDIELLLILHPTQS
- the aroC gene encoding chorismate synthase, whose protein sequence is MRGNSFGELLVVTTFGESHGEALGAVVDGCPAGVPLSIDDFSRALRRRRPGQSDITTQRDEADTPQILSGVFEGATLGTPIAVLVRNTDARSGDYSRDTYRAGHADSVWEDKFGVRDYRGGGRASGRETIGRVIGGVVASRLLPAATRIVGFSRRIGAIEVPEIPSELTADFVDTFTSRCPDAETDAAIRADLLRCRETGESRGGLAEIWIDNPPAGLGEPVFRKTKAVLASAFASLGAVTGVEFGDGFSDTVLPGSVYHAEGDTRGYSPRAAGIQGGITNGQRIIVRAAIKPVSTVGTTAVTGRHDPCIVPRIIPVLEAMAALALADLYLARRLDRSDE